From Epinephelus fuscoguttatus linkage group LG17, E.fuscoguttatus.final_Chr_v1:
tgccTCTTCAACTATTACTTTGACTTGGAGGTGGCTTCACCCTTGACTGCCATGTGACCGCACATGCAGCTGGGGCTGGAGCGGGCATTTTGCAACGGAGTCTGACCTTTTGACCCGATTCCTTTGCAGCATGTCCAAGGAGCCCAGTTCCAACCTGGAGAGTGCCATGCAGATGCTCATAAAGACCTTCCACAAGTACTCTGGGAAGGAGGGCGACAAGTACACGCTCAGCAGGGGGGAACTGAAGGAGCTGCTACTAGAGGAGCTGGGGACTTACTTAGGGGTAAGAGAAGgagtgtgtgaggaggcaaataTGTAGTTGTACCCTAACGCACTGGTGCAGTTTGCAAATATGCGACACATGAGTGAAGGTATGCGCTCACATACTCAGAGGAGCAAGTTCAGACAAGCTTGTGCAGTGGTGtatgcccacacacactcatagcACAGAATGCATTCTTAACTCTCTCTGTTCCCCCTCTCTGACAGGGCTCCAAAGATAATGAAGCGGTTGAGAAGGTGATGAACGACTTGGACGCCAACAACGACGGGGAGGTGGACTTCACTGAGTTCATCATCCTGATGGGCGCCCTCACCGTTGCCTGCAACGACTTCTTCCTGGATTGCAAGACAGATGAGAAACCGAAAGACGACAAAGGCGAGTCGGCGGAGAAGAAAGCTTGAATCAGTGCAAGAGAGGAAGGGGGGAGTAAAGTGGGAGGGAGAGGTGGAAAGAAGGggtaggggaggggggtggggaggaggagggggagagaacAGAGTGAAGGAGGACAGAGTTGCAATGGATTTTTGTCTTGTGCAATCCGTAAACACTACAACTACACACAAGGAGAGCAGTCCAGCAGTTTGTGGATTCACAGCACACGGGGCATTCAGCAGGAGTAGGGTTTTCTCCTCGGCAACAGTTTGTCATACCACAGCATATCCGGAGCTAGTTGCACTCAAAGCAGAGAGTGACTTTACACACAGAACAGGGTATACTTCAACTTCTATCAACTCAAATAGAGCAGCTTAGACGGTTCTTGTATGTTCTGAATAGTGCACTGGAAAGAAAGGAAGTTTTGCAGAACGCACACCAGAATGTTTGAGCACTTCTTGCACATGAATAATTTGTGGACATATATTACAGATTATCATATAATTGTATGTACTCAGCGTTGAACAATATGATTTATCCCCTTTTTCTGCACATATTTTGTAATCCTTTTTGGTAATAACCAATGCCTTCttcaaaatattaaacatgACATCTAACCAGTAATTAATTGTAGTGTGTTTTGGTTTCAcctacttaaagggatacttcagattttttaagtggggttgtatacATACAGTAGATATCGGTGTTTGCACAGAAGTTAAGctatgtactgctgtggaggggtcagcaacaaaacgtattttagccacctaaaaaaatcaatatcagtttaagtgtatactgtatttagaatattttccaCAGCTTTACCTTGCCGCCAGACATGATTTCCAGtgtcgctctcttcaaagccagactctactgagaaaaacaatgatttaaaattactgaacacaggagctgctggcctCAAACAATTatcttgtttgtgttattgtatgaCTGGTGTTTGAAACAGTTAGCTCAGATTcaccagagtcacacaataacataaatGAACTGACTGGAACAGCgctagaccagcagctcccgtatTTAGCGAgctaaaatgtctgtttttgtccATGGAGTTTGGTTCCTTTGACGAAAGCATAGATgtggaactgaagctgttaaggGCTTCCCTGTCAGAACAGGCTGTCTGGTGGACAGGTTAAGTGGTAAAAATAACTGTCAATATAGAGTACATTCAAATGGATATTGATTCATTTAAGTGGCTTAAATACACATCGTTGctggcccccatccacagcagtacattgcttagcatCTGTGTCACACTCcaacctgcttctccaaactgggggcgagttgactgacatctactgtgtaGAAAACACTGACTATGAATACCTTGTCGAACCCACTACTACTTCAAAAAATCcgtactatccctttaaatcccTCATGCTGCACAAGCATTTGTCGACATGTCAGGCATGAATTGCTGCACCTGGAAATCACGTTGAATGGCGCAGAGAGCAACAATGCCAGCAAATTGtgagtgtgttggtgtgtgaacgtccatgtctctctctctctctctccctgtgtgtgtgtgtgtgtgtgtattggggATTCCCACAGAGTAAACTGCTCCAGCTCACACATCCTGCCAACAATATCCTGCAAGTCTTGTTCCACTAGATATAAGCTGACCCAGATGTTTGACTTGGATCTGCATGGAAAACTTCttcaaaagagagggagagacagagggaggagaggaagagggagatagaaagagaaagagaaggggtGTGAGGGCAGATAaagagtgcgtgtgtgtgtgtgtgtgtgtgtgtgtgcgtgtgcgtgtgtctgcgtgtgtttgtgaatgaagGAAGGACTGCATTGGCGGGGAGTGAATCCAATTTATGGAGTACATTAGTCAAGTATGTAACTTGGAAAGCAGTGGTATAATCACAGAGGAATGTTCAAGTTGCTGTGACTGTTAGCACACTTAGTGTCCCtcagtgtcaaacacacacacacacacacacacacacacagatcagtaAATCAACACATCTTCTTCCACCTCATTGGCTTCTACAGCTGCTTGTCAGTTTTAAAGACGAAATGCTGAGCAGCTGAATCACAGATCCTCTCCTCTCAACTGGAAGGATTTCTTTACTCATCGGTGTAATTGTGCTTGAACACTAATGAGCCTCCTCTTCTTACCTTCAGCAATATTACTGTAAGAAACTGACGCCAGGTCAGCCAGCGTCTATGGGCGGGGTTCATCCTATCTGCTTTCATTCCTCGGCCCCGCTGTGTTCTCTGAAGGCGTCCTCTGATTGGACGCTTTGAATATTTGTGCTTGAAGTGCCTGCCCTGCAGATAGGTAAacaattcaaaacaaaacagtgtctgTGGCTGTTAACCCTGTTGTAGCCTGAAGGGAGACAAACAACCTGTGATGACTGTTAACAGCCTTGGTTACCTGTTTTCTCGTTCCAAAGGAGCAATAAAACTGCTGCTTTCATGCAcgacaaaagacagaaaacaaaaaacatcttatggagaaggagaagagagatTAAATGACGTTGAAAAACATGTGTTACAATCCTAAAGGTAATGAATAAGGAAACTGCAGATGCATTACTTAAAAAAAGGGAATTATTTAATATGCTAAGGGGAACAGTTGCAAAAGTCAAACTGCCACACACATAGTTTAAGTACAGTGGTGGATAAAgcattcagatcctttacttcagCACGTCATGTtgtaacaatgctgtggttaatgcaCTGTtagttttaggcacaaaaccacttggttaggattggaaaaaacatcatgttttggcttaaaatacacagttttagactgtgtaaaataatggacatagccaccatgatgtcattcattggtttgtggactgctgttttaaaGCCACAAGCCCTGGCCATCTCctccttgtttttttggagccagaagtgaccatatttggacaagagggtggagctgtggaggagcaaggagtGGATTATATTGAGACTGATCAttttggagccagtctcaagtggccatttaaagaactgcagtttttggcacctccaCATTGGCTTCAATTTTCAGACCCTCAGGTTGCTGTTTGGTTTTGCTATTACAAACACTGCTGAAAATGTACCAAATggttgtaaaaaacaaacaaacaaaattaaaaaaaaaaaaaaaagcttatatTTGTTGTTACAAACACCTCTGGACATGACccaaactgtcattaaaaaatacttgtttttgttggttCAAATTGTGgtctgctgctttctgctgcttGACATCAGTGTCATctacccctcctcctcctgatgagagagtcagctcatatacatatacatacataaacatCTGAACTACGTCATACatatgaaacaaacaacaaaaacaaatgtaacatatttgtggtatAATGCCAAAAACTCCAAATAATTCCAAACTGTACTCCAAGTTATGCATTATATaatattatgttattatattgTTAATAGTGGCGCATCAACACCAAAGTTTCATCTTAATTCTGTAGCTTATCAACCTCTTCAAAGGGAGACATGATAAATATGGTCAAATTTAGAGACAATAGGCAcaaatattttgtggttttgtgtctcttttcagaTCCTTTGAATCTCTCTGTGGTCAGTTTGAGTATTTCCTGGTTGGTGCATGTTACAGTAATTTGAGTTACACTTTGCAAATGAGGACCAGGGGGGCCCTTGACACTTTTGGCCCCTGAGCTTGTGCCCAGTAGCCCCACTCAGTAGTACATTCATGATGAGTGGTCATGAGATAATCAGTGGGATAGGAAAGACAAGAAGAGCAAGAGCACTATTGTGATATAAATGTACATGAATTCATATAAAATGTAGCGCAGTAAAAAAACTACACTATTTCTCTGTGAAATGTTGAGGAGTAAAAGTATTAAATAACACCAAATGGAAATACAGCTACCTAAAAATTGTACTTTAGCACAGAGTAAATTCACTTAGCTGTAGGAGGATTACAAATCATGCCATTGTCTTATAATTTAAAAGAGTAGTGTTTAGACTGCTGAGTAGAATTATGAAAGGCTTTGTCTTTCACATATAATAAGTGTTATTTTGTACATACTTAAGACTACATGTCTATTTTGTATTCAAATGAGAGTGGGCTGATATTTGTTCAGTTGATTTTTGGGCTGGTAATTGAGGTGTAGCAGTTGTGGGACAGGGCGAGACAGACATCCTCCCAGAGTTATGCTCCAGGGCAGTTACTTAATTTTCAGTCACACAGCCTCTTCAACCACACTTGGACAAACAATGGCTCGAGGACATCCTGCAAACAGTATCTAAAGCCACGCCTGACCTTACAAGGTGAGCCGTTTCAGGCTAAAAGGCAAGAGTCTCTGTTGATGGATCACACGTGGCAGGTGCTGCCTgtgtgaggagaggagatgagcaACACAAAGCCAGGCCATGTCACTGGCTCTGTGCCTGAAGCATCTGATAAGGAAGGCAGGGACACTTCGGTTACCAACAGAGCAGGTCAAGCGACACCCAGATGTCAAGCCGCCACGTCCATCAGGCAGCGCTCACGTCAAGCTGTCATGAAAGCCCGAGCAGCGATTGCATGAGAGTAGAGTGACATACATGtgagaacaaaatgaaatcattcattcaAGTATACAGTAGCATAGATGGCTCCAGGTCTATATCATGTGATGATTAATTCCTTTCCAGGTGTAGCTTGCTTTCTCTTGGGCAGAATTTGAGAAGGCCCGCTTTCCTCAGGTTCATGAAATCCATCTTGCTAGAATACCGGAGGGAGACCTTATGGCTGCAGCACTGCCAGAGAGGAGTCAGGAGACATATGAGTTACAAGGACCTGGCATTTCTGATTCATAAAGAGCGTGCTTTGATATAAcaggcagtggtggaaagtaactaatcacatttactcaagtactgcactgGCCCTGGCTCTATGATTTAGGGGGGTtaactggcagaaatggtatataatataataagtatgttttctaaTTACGCTGAAAGTAAGAATTGTTGTGCttttgtttatatctacactgGCAACAGGTCCTCATccatggagatcgccatgttatgccaccatgtttctacagtagcccacaaacactggctccagggccattcatgtttcaTGTCGGTCATCACAGTTGGAGGGCCCTTGCGATAAGCAGCattgaaaaaacacacatttgtaaaTGTGAAGcagctttgttcagtgtttataccagtttaaatcaacTACCCATGCGTTTTGGagaagaggagacctctgtggatatttTGACTCCtggtaaaacctcctgaacaacaaacactgaaggaaatctaaccaagagaagtttcagctggttgcaatctgcagtacTCACCACTTAATGCCcctaaatccctctaaatctaccacactgtacctttaagtacaattttaaggtacttgtaggggagactggggttgGTTGGTGCACTTTTAactctgtgctgtttttgtctgtaATTATTTATGTTAGAATACGCAACCAGcagcaaataaaaaacagagcTTTCAgctataaatatgttttaatgtacACAAATGTTTTCTTAAATTAGGCGAATCATGATTAAAGTGATGTTGTTCATCAGGGGGTTtcttaaaatgataaaaagcTATTGTTGCAAAAAAGAGAAGCAACCAGTTGACACAATTTTAACATttgatttaaacagaaaacatgaacatttaattgaatatcTGCCCATTTATTAACACATTTGTAAAGTAATTTTATCAGAAGGAATATCTAATTACTTTTACCACTGACCATtcaacataataataattataaacagTCAGAATAGTTTTAATCTCTAGAAATACCCCAACAAAATATACTGTACACTAACATGCGCTAACCAATCCCGCTCGCATTGGACCCAACTCTGTGATGAAATTATGTTTGCCAGCTGCCATCCCTCATCACACACTTTCAAATCTTATATCAAAATGTTGTCGATTCCTTTCTTTATTAACCAGAAGTAACACATTTCCAATATctcagttttacagtttaataAATTGGTTCACAGAGCACTTCTTAACTTTgcacactataaaaataaaatgtcagtctCATCAGAAAACATCTGTGACTTTCAGATGTTTTAACATATAGATGAGTGTAGGTgaagaaagcaaacattttgatgttacATTTCAGTTTCTGTGAGCTTCAAACCAAGCAGTACTTCTACTTTGCTGCATTTCAGTAGGAAACATTGTTCTTTTCACTACCCTACATTTGTCTTCCTActttttagataaaaaaaaaccaaacatattATAATGTCATGAAATACACCACGCTGTTAAAGAGTATACCACTGGTTCCTTATCttctctgcttgtgtgtgtagtTGGAGCTTCTTGTCACATTTCAGATGTCTATAAGTTGTTTGCACTTCCACTGAAGACACAATTCCCCTCTTACTCCCCTCTTAAACTTTCACATGGTTTCATTTACAAACCTGTTGAAATGatccaatatttttttaaaaaaaagagagagagagagagattaggGAAAAGCCAAGAaatgaagggggaaaaaatctgTAGCATAAatattttccccttttttcttCCCACTCCATTAATCATCTCATGGCTCCTCAGATCAGTCTGGGAACCGCTGGAGTAAACTCCTGGACAGCTAGCTCCACTCCAGCctgctacaacagtaaaatactgtttacaaatTGATTCATCAGtgctaaaaatgtaataatgtcataagtacttttacttttgatattttaagtcAGGGATGTTGAAAGTTTTGTTGACTGGGTGTCTATTAAAGGAGCCAGCATATGAGTGCAACACAGAaaaagtgcagtgcagtgcagtgaatTGCCCACCCAAAACACCAACTTAAGCTAACAGCACTAGCATTGATGACAGAGCATAATTGCGCCAACACTAATGAGGTGCCACTTGTTGCCAGGCAGCATGTAGCTTTCTACATGATGTCATCCCTATCAAGACAGATGCTTGTTATGGGATGCAGTTTGATGCAGTCTCTTAGTAGTGTATTAAATGTAAGGTATTAAAAGTGAATGTACTGAGAAGGACCGTGAATAATGAAAATACGATGCAGGCACTTCACGCCATGTGCGGCGGCTGCATGAAAGGTTTCCAAGGGCCACCATTTGCCTGCAGGCTGCACTTTAAAGGAACAGCtcagccacaaaatgaccatttgtatatcaccGTCATgacttgaatttgtgaagaaaacttttcttgcatgcctccacagtaaaTGGCAGACATATTGACAGATTGATCGACTGGGGATTGCAAAACTCACACAATTCATGCAGTATCatccaagtttcatttatccagtcgaaTGTCGTAATGTTTCCATGTATTTCGCTAAAAAACCTTAGCATTGCAGCCTGGCCTTGAAGAGAGTATAGATAAGTTGCActgtcagttcagttttaaatagtaatatttaagcaaaaatgcatgtgtttacaagagttgtgtgagagatttgtttttttttttcatgtagttttactgttgtttagTGTGGCCCCCAATCATGTTCACTGTTTTCTgcggaggcatgcaagaaaaaaaggtttattcACGAAATTCAAGGTACCACAGCACGACTAACTGATCTACAAGTGGTCATTTCATGGGTGCAGTATGCCTTTAAGCAGCAATTCTTTGAGTATATTTTGCTGAAACATTGCTATATTGGTACCTTTGCTTAAGTAGGCTGAGTGGTTTTTTAATTTAGATTCTTATTTTTGTCAAACTGACAACAGTCTTTGCACTTTTACGCATACTTTTTTCACCCAAAAACCCATCTGTTTTCAttcgtgtgtttgtgtgtttgagactTATAGTGATTATTGAAGACTATACCTCAACAGTGGATCATCCCAATAGCTCACAGCATGCAGTGCAAGCAGGTAAAAATGTCACAGGGAGGTGAATTTTGGTCATTCATCACCTGCTGCTCATACGTCACCTGCAACCAGTTACCTCAGGTTTTAGAGTAATGAAATCTAACCTGTGGGTCACTTGCCTTcataaattaaaacacaaactcTTGGCACCACAGAGAAGCAAACAGTGATCGTGTCCTCCCCAAGAGCCAAGGTGACAGACGGATATCAGCCTCGGGTAACACCAACAGAGTGAGGAAGGTAAAGGAGAGGGGCCAACGATACGTAAGAAAAGGAGGGAAGGACAGTGAGATGGTGTCAATTGCTCTTTTTTCCCTTCACATTAAGCGTCCTTGACACAGGTGTAATGATACTACTCTTACTCTTGTCTGTTTTTAGTGCTGCATTTACCTTAGATCCACACAGCACAGCCTGCGGTGCCCCTTGCAGGTACATAAGATGTTTGTCCTCAACATGATCCTGGGCTGAACCTAATCTCCCCACTGGACCTTTCCTCCTAACCTTTTCACTCTAAGCTGGCATAATAATCTATCCCCTTTTAGAGAAATGGAGCACTAAACATCCAGACAAATTACCAAACCACTGAAACCACAATCAAGCTCTCGCAGTTAAAAGATTCATTATGCTCAAAAGTGCTCTCAATCAGTCACTTCGGCGTCTGTGAAGAGGCTGCTTCCTCAGGGACGATGAGGCAGTTTGGCGCTTTGATCACACCCTTTCAGAGCACACATCGCTGACACAAACACCTtcacatttctgctgttaatgttgttgaTTTATTGGGATCAGAGAGACGCCCACAGGGGATCTCCAGCATCGAGATCCAGGACCTTTTTATTCTTAACCTGTTTCACAATGCTGGAACAACAGGTCTCTGCATATATCAAAAGACATCAATGAGAAATGTAAAGCAGGTGTGTGTGCTCGtataacttcttcttcttcagtgcCCTGCCAACAACTACAAGCTGACTTCCTTTAAATCTTTGAAGAGACATAAAAATGGCAAAActctaaaaatataaaacagaagaCAAAACTGGATCTTAGTCTAACCATATTTTATTGTCATCGTTGCAGATCAGAGCTCCAAATGATTTCCAGCATTTGTCTGAATTAAGATTCAAATGTTTAAGTTACATTTAGAATTCATCATGAAAAATATGATTTCAGTCAATATAATAAAGTTACACTTCTCAGCTTGGTGTTCTGCCTCTCAGCACCAGGGGGCGTTAAACCTCACAGGTGGGACCAACTCATTGTCATgcaagtctcaagcaagtctgacgtctttgcactcaagttcCAAGTCAAGTAAAAGTAGGCAAATCCCGAATCAAGTCCCAAGTCGAAGCAGGCAAGATCCAAATCAAGTCCCAACTTAAAGTAGGCAAGTCCTGATCAAGTCCTGAGTCTAAGTAGGCAAGTTCCAAGTCAATATTGACATGTCCccagtcaagtcccaagtcaaatcaggcaagtcccaagtcaagtcccaagtcaaagCAGACAAGATCCAAATCAAGTCCCAAGTTAAAGCAGGCAAGTCCCAAATCAAGTCCCAAGTTAAAGCAGGCAAGTTCCAAATCAAGTCCCAACTCAAATTAGGCAAGTCCAGAGTCAAGCCCCAAGTCAAGATTGACAAGGTCCAACTCAAAAACTGACCAGTCTCTAATCCAGTCCCAAGTCAAAGCATCCAAGTCAAGACTGATATGGGCCAAGTTGAGTCCCAAGTCAAAGCAGGCAAGTCAAGTAAAGCTCT
This genomic window contains:
- the s100s gene encoding S100 calcium binding protein S isoform X1, encoding MPDTIMSKEPSSNLESAMQMLIKTFHKYSGKEGDKYTLSRGELKELLLEELGTYLGGSKDNEAVEKVMNDLDANNDGEVDFTEFIILMGALTVACNDFFLDCKTDEKPKDDKGESAEKKA
- the s100s gene encoding S100 calcium binding protein S isoform X2; translated protein: MSKEPSSNLESAMQMLIKTFHKYSGKEGDKYTLSRGELKELLLEELGTYLGGSKDNEAVEKVMNDLDANNDGEVDFTEFIILMGALTVACNDFFLDCKTDEKPKDDKGESAEKKA